The Bifidobacterium actinocoloniiforme DSM 22766 genomic sequence GGGCACCCTGCCGAGGCCGTCAAGCCCGATATTGAGCAGGTAGTTGATTCCGTACTTATTCAGATGGTTCTTATAGGCGTGGATGGTCTGCGCGCTCTTCCAATTCTGGTCGTGATAGGAGAAGCCCCAGGAATCATTGATGGTCCCGGCGGTCTCGTACAGGCCCAGCTTGGAAGGTTTGAAACCGACGATGGAATTGTAGTCCACCGAGCCGTCGTCCACGGTCTTGACGCTGGCGTCATCGTCGTCAGGGATCTCGTTGTCCCCCAGCGAGACGTAATCGTAACGACCGTTGCCCAGTCGGGAATTGATCAGGCAGTCTGGTTGGAGACGTTTGACCGTCTCATAGATGGTCTGGCTCTGCTCATCGCTTAGGGTCATGGGGACATCGAACCAGGCAACAGCGATATCGCCGTAGTTGCTCATGATCTCCTCGATCTGCGGGAGGATCTTGTGGTCGAATGCCCGCTGATAGTCCTTCTCCCCCTGGAAGTCCCAACTGTTGTCCCAAGTCGTGCCGGCCGTCTCGATGTCGTTCGACAGATAGCCTCCGCCATCAGGATCGTGCCAGTCAAGGTCTTGCGAGTAGTAGAGACCGAAGCGAAGGCCGGCCTTGCGACAAGCCAGGGAGAGCTCCCCTATCACGTCCCGATGGAAGGGTGTGGCGTCGTAAACGTTGTAGGGGTCCACCAGTGACCGGTACATGGCGAATCCGTCATGATGCTTGGTCGTGACCACCAGGTACTGCATTCCGCACCTCTTGGCCAGATCCACGATGGCGTCGGCATCGAAGTAGACTGGATTAAAGGCCCGGGTCAAACGCTCGTAGTCCTTGTTCGGAATCTGCAGCTTCGACTGGATCCACTCAGCGTAATTGCTGGATGAACGCCCCTGGTACTCCCCGCCAAGGAGGGAGTACAGGCCCCAATGAATCATCATGCCGTACTTGGCTTGCTTGAACCACTCAGTGTTATCGATCATACTTTGCTTACCTCTTTCCCGAATCGCGGAAACCTGCCTGCCCATACGACCAATCAAATGGTCAGCTTGTCCTTCCTAACGATGAAGACGTCATAGAAGGCCAACAGGATGTAGCAGACTCCAGCGCACAGAATCATGAATCCGGAATCCCTGTTGCCCAGGATCAAGCCGAGCGCTTGGAAGAAGTACGGCGCCACCAGCGAACCAATGTTGATGCCGATCAGGATGATGGAGGTGGTCAGATTCATTGACCCCTTCGGCGAATAGGCCACCATCCTGGCCGTAAGGGCCGGATTGATGATGCCATTGCAGAAGCCCGCCACCAGGACCAGGACCAGCAGGAC encodes the following:
- a CDS encoding alpha-L-fucosidase, whose product is MIDNTEWFKQAKYGMMIHWGLYSLLGGEYQGRSSSNYAEWIQSKLQIPNKDYERLTRAFNPVYFDADAIVDLAKRCGMQYLVVTTKHHDGFAMYRSLVDPYNVYDATPFHRDVIGELSLACRKAGLRFGLYYSQDLDWHDPDGGGYLSNDIETAGTTWDNSWDFQGEKDYQRAFDHKILPQIEEIMSNYGDIAVAWFDVPMTLSDEQSQTIYETVKRLQPDCLINSRLGNGRYDYVSLGDNEIPDDDDASVKTVDDGSVDYNSIVGFKPSKLGLYETAGTINDSWGFSYHDQNWKSAQTIHAYKNHLNKYGINYLLNIGLDGLGRVPMAAEKALLGARALEA